One Danio aesculapii chromosome 11, fDanAes4.1, whole genome shotgun sequence genomic region harbors:
- the odad1 gene encoding coiled-coil domain-containing protein 114, protein MPRGRSAISVLSDSSDLDFDGIAETEIEKLQRQFRITEGDRQAYSIQSQEIIRKQRQEISKLREEQEELIRTLRVLESQSRRQSETQDTENIQTLLEQQNMQEDQLEKEKQTQTQLEQEIMNMEKKLVEARREEITSSQSHTSQARHTQKATRTLENKLDRALIRFNEQLTKNSQLREELETLRMERVRFQQLQRRLEKVLQDVRRDIGEVIDMSTTAYEARVEAQTKMTMMKEKEVKDLAQYSSDVKELERVIAHEHRLKEFMSTKSNERNTLDEAQEISRRNEMKEQRKADAGEEKCETLEEVFHRIQRVTGEENLEKLVTKFIEVEDRNFALFNYVNEQNTEADRLREEIHQIKEEMEQLRMKGLQQEEENHLALKQVKDLQQECESQAQQYEAQAEDISKTLDLIKTGIDSVFSKMDCDRALMDDMLGSSSGIRDSNIMTYLSLVEQRTSELLTIQAFIKSKDLEKNYDLKEVAQFLLGQKADVQKQTAMVQPHITRHDYEAEDSSLTDEEDRPLTHHELHRHIMMSSVLHKDESLRVGGGKEVKTPKSSTLSSSRQRSLEN, encoded by the exons ATGCCTCGTGGAAGATCTGCGATCAGTGTCCTCTCCGACAGTAGCGACTTGGACTTTGATGGAATTG CTGAGACAGAGATTGAAAAACTCCAGAGACAGTTTCGTATTACAGAGGGAGATCGACAGGCCTACAGCATCCAGTCACAAGAAATTATACGCAAACAACG TCAGGAGATTTCCAAGCTGCGTGAGGAACAGGAGGAACTGATACGGACGTTGCGTGTGCTCGAGTCCCAGTCGCGCAGACAGAGCGAAACTCAGGATACTGAGAACATCCAAACCCTCCTGGAGCAACAAAACATGCAGGAGGATCAACTGGAAAAAGAGAAGCAGACACAAACTCAGCTGGAGCAGGAG ATTATGAATATGGAGAAGAAGTTGGTGGAAGCGAGAAGAGAGGAGATTACATCTTCGCAAAGTCACACGTCTCAAGCCCGCCACACTCAGAAGGCCACACGAACACTGGAGAACAAACTGGACCGG GCCCTTATTCGCTTTAATGAGCAGCTGACGAAGAACAGCCAGCTCAGAGAAGAGCTCGAGACTCTCCGGATGGAGCGCGTGCGGTTCCAGCAGCTGCAACGCAGACTGGAGAAG GTTTTACAAGATGTTCGTAGGGATATTGGTGAAGTAATTGACATGTCCACCACAGCATATGAGGCAAG AGTGGAAGCTCAGACCAAAATGACCATGATGAAAGAGAAGGAGGTGAAGGATCTTGCCCAGTATTCATCTGATGTAAAGGAGCTGGAGAGAGTCATCGCTCATGAACACAGACTCAAAGAGTTCATGAGCACCAAGAGTAATGAGAGAAACACTCTGGATGAAGCACAGGAAATCAGCCGCAGAAACG AGATGAAGGAGCAGAGGAAGGCTGATGCTGGAGAAGAGAAGTGTGAAACTCTAGAGGAGGTTTTCCATCGTATTCAGAGAGTGACTGGAGAAGAGAATCTGGAGAAGCTGGTTACAAAATTCATTGAGG TTGAGGACAGAAATTTTGCTCTTTTCAACTATGTGAATGAACAGAACACGGAAGCGGACAGACTGAGAGAGGAAATCCATCAG ATTAAAGAAGAGATGGAACAGCTGCGCATGAAAGGTCTTCAACAGGAAGAGGAAAATCACCTGGCTTTAAAACAGGTGAAGGATCTTCAGCAAGAGTGTGAATCACAAGCTCAGCAGTATGAAGCTCAAGCCGAAGACATCAGCAAGACCCTTGATCTGATCAAAACAG GGATTGATAGTGTGTTCAGTAAGATGGACTGTGATCGAGCGTTGATGGACGACATGTTGGGCTCTTCTTCTGGGATCAGAGACAGTAACATCATGACATACCTCAGTCTGGTGGAGCAGAGGACCAGTGAACTGCTCACCATTCAGGCCTTCATTAAATCAAAG GACCTGGAGAAGAATTACGACCTGAAAGAGGTCGCTCAGTTCCTGCTGGGTCAGAAAGCAGATGTGCAGAAACAAACAGCGATGGTTCAGCCTCACATTACCAG GCATGATTATGAGGCAGAGGATTCATCTCTCACAGATGAAGAGGATCGACCTTTGACTCATCATGAACTTCATCGGCACATTATGATGAGCAGT